In the genome of Stegostoma tigrinum isolate sSteTig4 chromosome 29, sSteTig4.hap1, whole genome shotgun sequence, one region contains:
- the LOC125465469 gene encoding probable G-protein coupled receptor 34: protein MMMNVTNNISDCTLTANRLEKVVLPILYSVIICVGLPANFMALWMLLQHNRKHGILIYLMNLAMADLINCFTLPFRATLLFMGDTWNENSPTCTIVMIIINFSFYYTVSCSTIFLAFISISRYTMIVKPNTMQLNKFYDTSFARTACTVTWIIATIPILSLNINYFIKELDFNDQDPVCYNIQLQYGKRVSANAFVAVAVIFLIILAMFAFSYASIALHLCMVRRKSISQHNRVIHMRAQLIIIAAMTGFIVCHLPYHVYQIVTGLQRLNNSSCEHLLRTHHVKLITLWFVSLSSCLNPILYFLLSKSFVENRTKRKSSDM from the coding sequence ATGATGATGAATGTGACAAACAACATTTCTGACTGCACTCTCACTGCCAACCGGTTGGAGAAGGTGGTTCTTCCAATCTTGTACTCAGTCATCATTTGTGTTGGGCTGCCAGCCAACTTCATGGCCCTGTGGATGCTTCTACAACACAACAGGAAGCATGGTATCCTTATTTACCTAATGAACCTTgctatggctgatctgatcaatTGCTTCACGCTTCCCTTCAGAGCTACGTTGCTTTTCATGGGAGACACCTGGAATGAGAATTCACCTACATGCACCATTGTAATGATTATCATTAACTTCAGTTTCTACTACACTGTCAGCTGCAGTACAATTTTCCTTGCATTTATCAGCATCAGCCGATATACCATGATTGTAAAACCCAACaccatgcagctgaataagttctATGATACAAGTTTTGCACGGACTGCTTGCACTGTCACCTGGATAATAGCCACAATCCCCATTCTTTCACTGAATATAAACTACTTCATCAAGGAATTGGACTTCAATGATCAGGATCCTGTGTGTTATAACATCCAGTTGCAATATGGCAAAAGAGTGTCTGCCAATGCATTTGTTGCAGTCGCAGTAATTTTCTTGATTATTTTAGCCATGTTTGCTTTTTCTTATGCATCAATAGCACTCCATCTGTGCATGGTGAGGAGAAAGAGCATAAGTCAACACAATCGAGTGATCCATATGCGAGCACAATTGATCATCATTGCTGCTATGACTGGATTCATCGTCTGCCATTTGCCTTATCATGTTTATCAGATAGTCACTGGGCTGCAGAGATTAAACAACAGCAGCTGTGAGCACCTTCTGAGGACACATCATGTGAAACTGATAACGCTATGGTTTGTTTCATTGAGTAGCTGCCTGAATCCTATTCTGTACTTCCTACTGTCAAAATCCTTTGTGGAAAACCGAACAAAGAGAAAGTCATCTGACATGTGA